GAGGCCGGCCTGAAGTACGTGATCTTCGGCGGCGTGGCCTCGGGCGCCATGCTCTACGGCTTCTCCTGGCTCTACGGCCTCACCGGCACGCTGGACCTGGCCGCCATGGCCGAGGCCTTCCGCGGCGGCGCCGGCCAGCCGCTCACGCTCTTCCTGGCGCTGGTGCTGATCCTCGTCGGGCTCGGCTTCAAGATGGCCACGGTGCCCTTCCACATGTGGTGCCCGGACGTCTACGAGGGCGCGCCGGTGACGGTCACCGCCTTCCTGTCCGTGGGCCCCAAGGCCGCGGGCTTCGCGCTGACGCTGCGCATCCTCTACGGCGCCTTCGCCGAGCGCACCGGCGCGGGCTGGCTGCCGCTCGAGGGCCTGCCCTGGCCCACCCTGGTGGCGATCATGGCCGTGGCGACGATGTTCGTCGGCAACCTGTCCGCCCTGTGGCAGAACAACCTGAAGCGGCTCATGGCCTACAGCTCCATCGCCCACGCGGGCTACCTGCTGGCGGGTCTGGTGCTGCTCAGCCGCGACGGCGTCACCGCCATCGTGTTCTACCTCTTCGCCTACCTGATCATGAACTTCGGCGCCTTCACGGTGATCTCGGCGGTGGTGGACGAGTCCGGCACCGAGGAGATCGACGGCATCCGCGGCCTCTGGCGCCGCCGGCCCTTCATGGCCGTGATGATGATGATCTTCCTCGTCAGCCTCACCGGCCTGCCGCCGGCCTTCGGCTTCATCGGGAAGTTCTACCTGTTCGCCGCGCTGATCGAGGGGCACTGGCTCTGGCTGGCGCTGCTCGGCCTGCTGAACTCGGTGATCTCGCTGGGCTACTACATGCGCATCGCCAAGGTGATGCTCATCGATGGTACGGACGTGGCCTCCGAAGACGGCGGCGAGGAACTCGCCCTGGAGCCCGCCGTGGCGCCCGCGCGCGCATCGCGGCTCACCGCCGCGACGGTGGGCGTGCTGGGCGTCGCCACCCTTCTACTGGGCATCTACTGGGAGCCGCTGCGGCTCTTCGCCGAGCGGGGGCTGGGGCTGCTGTAGGACCCTGCTACTCGGAAGGGTCACGGCCGCGACATCGTCGCGGCCTTTTTTCTTGTGTGTGATT
Above is a window of Candidatus Latescibacterota bacterium DNA encoding:
- a CDS encoding NADH-quinone oxidoreductase subunit N gives rise to the protein MDLVSMENVTSLRHFLPELVLAGGSLLIFLLDLIWDRRHRALHPWIGVLFLLVAGMLALPGTGPVHPEGMNLFENMLVLDGFTRLFRIFFALVGVLTLLMASRSRELRGQGGEFTALLLIVVMGMMLMAGAANLLMAYLAMETVSLLSYTLVGSLKGSRRSHEAGLKYVIFGGVASGAMLYGFSWLYGLTGTLDLAAMAEAFRGGAGQPLTLFLALVLILVGLGFKMATVPFHMWCPDVYEGAPVTVTAFLSVGPKAAGFALTLRILYGAFAERTGAGWLPLEGLPWPTLVAIMAVATMFVGNLSALWQNNLKRLMAYSSIAHAGYLLAGLVLLSRDGVTAIVFYLFAYLIMNFGAFTVISAVVDESGTEEIDGIRGLWRRRPFMAVMMMIFLVSLTGLPPAFGFIGKFYLFAALIEGHWLWLALLGLLNSVISLGYYMRIAKVMLIDGTDVASEDGGEELALEPAVAPARASRLTAATVGVLGVATLLLGIYWEPLRLFAERGLGLL